A stretch of Dama dama isolate Ldn47 chromosome 22, ASM3311817v1, whole genome shotgun sequence DNA encodes these proteins:
- the CIMAP1B gene encoding ciliary microtubule associated protein 1B isoform X2, giving the protein MGSDVWVGPWRPHRPRGPIGALYSGPGPKYKLPPSTGYILHDPSRPRAPAFTFGARLPTQQTSCGPGPGHLVPARMTVRGLDSAPAYSIFGRPRHAAPFLTPGPGRYFPERAGNAAYPSAPRHTIAPRNWGLRLESQTPGPGTYTMPSLLGPRVVGKVSAPTYSIYGRSAVGSFCEDLSKTPGPCAYHVVNPGVYKPRAPQFSMLARTSLSQGNTQNPGPAAYNVDQVVCSSGSRHRKPRGWTFGIRHSDYLAPMMTNADDDPLGGRCPADVS; this is encoded by the exons ATGGGCTCGGACGTCTGGGTCGGCCCGTGGCGGCCGCACCGGCCCCGCGGCCCCATCGGAGCCCTCTACAGCGGCCCGGGGCCCAAGTACAAGCTACCACCCAGCACCG GCTACATCCTGCACGACCCTTCGCGGCCCCGCGCCCCGGCCTTCACCTTCGGCGCGCGCCTCCCGACACAGCAGACATCGTGCGGCCCCGGGCCTGGCCACCTGGTGCCCGCTCGCATGACCGTGCGCGGTCTCGACAGCGCCCCCGCGTACTCCATCTTCGGCCGCCCGCGGCACGCAGCGCCCTTCCTCACTCCCGGACCCG GCAGGTACTTCCCGGAGCGAGCCGGGAATGCAGCGTACCCCAGCGCGCCTCGGCACACCATCGCTCCCCGAAACTGGGGCCTCCGCCTGGAGTCGCAAACCCCAG GCCCCGGGACCTACACTATGCCCTCACTCCTGGGCCCGCGCGTAGTCGGCAAAGTGTCGGCGCCGACTTACTCCATCTACGGCCGCAGCGCGGTGGGCAGCTTCTGCGAGGACCTCAGCAAG ACCCCGGGGCCCTGCGCCTACCACGTGGTGAACCCTGGGGTCTACAAGCCCCGGGCCCCCCAGTTCTCGATGCTGGCGCGGACTTCGCTCTCCCAAGGCAACACCCAGAATCCCGGCCCTGCAGCCTACAACGTGGACCAGGTGGTCTGCAGTTCAGGGTCAAGG CACCGGAAGCCTCGCGGCTGGACCTTCGGGATCCGGCACTCGGACTACCTGGCCCCGATGATGACCAACGCGGACGATGACCCGCTGGGCGGGCGCTGTCCCGCAGATGTTTCTTAA
- the CIMAP1B gene encoding ciliary microtubule associated protein 1B isoform X1 — MGSDVWVGPWRPHRPRGPIGALYSGPGPKYKLPPSTGYILHDPSRPRAPAFTFGARLPTQQTSCGPGPGHLVPARMTVRGLDSAPAYSIFGRPRHAAPFLTPGPGRYFPERAGNAAYPSAPRHTIAPRNWGLRLESQTPGPGTYTMPSLLGPRVVGKVSAPTYSIYGRSAVGSFCEDLSKTPGPCAYHVVNPGVYKPRAPQFSMLARTSLSQGNTQNPGPAAYNVDQHRKPRGWTFGIRHSDYLAPMMTNADDDPLGGRCPADVS, encoded by the exons ATGGGCTCGGACGTCTGGGTCGGCCCGTGGCGGCCGCACCGGCCCCGCGGCCCCATCGGAGCCCTCTACAGCGGCCCGGGGCCCAAGTACAAGCTACCACCCAGCACCG GCTACATCCTGCACGACCCTTCGCGGCCCCGCGCCCCGGCCTTCACCTTCGGCGCGCGCCTCCCGACACAGCAGACATCGTGCGGCCCCGGGCCTGGCCACCTGGTGCCCGCTCGCATGACCGTGCGCGGTCTCGACAGCGCCCCCGCGTACTCCATCTTCGGCCGCCCGCGGCACGCAGCGCCCTTCCTCACTCCCGGACCCG GCAGGTACTTCCCGGAGCGAGCCGGGAATGCAGCGTACCCCAGCGCGCCTCGGCACACCATCGCTCCCCGAAACTGGGGCCTCCGCCTGGAGTCGCAAACCCCAG GCCCCGGGACCTACACTATGCCCTCACTCCTGGGCCCGCGCGTAGTCGGCAAAGTGTCGGCGCCGACTTACTCCATCTACGGCCGCAGCGCGGTGGGCAGCTTCTGCGAGGACCTCAGCAAG ACCCCGGGGCCCTGCGCCTACCACGTGGTGAACCCTGGGGTCTACAAGCCCCGGGCCCCCCAGTTCTCGATGCTGGCGCGGACTTCGCTCTCCCAAGGCAACACCCAGAATCCCGGCCCTGCAGCCTACAACGTGGACCAG CACCGGAAGCCTCGCGGCTGGACCTTCGGGATCCGGCACTCGGACTACCTGGCCCCGATGATGACCAACGCGGACGATGACCCGCTGGGCGGGCGCTGTCCCGCAGATGTTTCTTAA